Proteins from a single region of Prinia subflava isolate CZ2003 ecotype Zambia chromosome 10, Cam_Psub_1.2, whole genome shotgun sequence:
- the TMEM275 gene encoding transmembrane protein 275, producing MFSEKSSASLSQKPTKKKTRPQGLPSPALCCACGLCIMLAGINITLVGAFAFGTFLPVNNPPIIIGPILLVVAFTFFGACCICSRRPPAHGARKSKPGSNMGLIKPGNTAFEIETSEHTVQDTTAVQLSPTNSPISSKKSTPVHESAKACKLFTMEGNGPAAKYTPGGEAVQLNLPRDLATS from the coding sequence ATGTTCAGTGAAAAGAGCAGCGCCTCTTTGTcccaaaaacccaccaagaaaAAGACCCGGCCCCAGggcctcccctccccagccctctgctgcGCCTGTGGACTCTGCATCATGCTGGCAGGGATCAACATCACCTTAGTGGGAGCATTTGCTTTTGGGACCTTCCTCCCTGTGAACAACCCTCCCATCATCATCGGGCCCATCTTGTTGGTGGTGGCCTTCACGTTCTTCGGGGCCTGCTGCATCTGCAGCCGGAGGCCGCCTGCTCACGGGGCCCGCAAATCCAAGCCGGGTTCCAACATGGGGCTCATCAAGCCTGGCAACACGGCCTTTGAAATCGAGACCAGCGAGCACACGGTGCAGGACACCACCGCCGTCCAGCTGAGCCCCACCAACTCCCCCATCTCCTCCAAAAAGTCCACGCCGGTCCACGAGAGCGCCAAGGCCTGCAAACTCTTCACCATGGAGGGCAACGGGCCGGCGGCCAAGTACACGCCAGGAGGAGAGGCCGTCCAGCTCAACCTGCCCAGGGACCTGGCCACGTCCTAA